tccgtttatctatatcaacgatactttgtatcagcgacaaggtgtataataacatttactggctaataaaagaggtatattttataaaaggcatgttatatcatagtaatttgtttcgtatttgtttatttacgagtactcaaaaaaaacaacatggcggcgcccatgaaagaagggtacacttccggttactcgcatagtatattatgaataagcgcatgcgtagtcagtaagccgctggcgcgactattacagTGACGGTATGACTTTATCCGGTTTGGACCATAGAAATAGTCCATAAGGACTAGTAGAGTCCATGGCCCACTATCAGCTCATAACTGTAAACAATGATGCCATAAAGGGCTTAAGTAAGGACAAAAAATACATATCGGAgataaagtgaaaataaaatacattagatACATAAACAACTCATGAAAAAAAAgatacatattgttatatgtttATTTAGAAGTTTCTTAATTCTACTTTAAACCTTTGTCGACACGTTATTTGCTTAAATGAAGAAGGTAGAGAATTCCAATGTTTGATTGCTGCATACTTAATGTTGTGTTGTGTGACTGTAAGCCTTGTTTTAGGAATACAATAATTGCTATGCTCAACTGAACGTGTAGAGTACCCATGGTGAGGAAGTTCAAAACAattattaatagtgattggaaaaccgttatttttgaaatcaaaaacaaaaaggcAAGAACAGTAATTACTTAGTTtaaaaatatgaaggatgtttaGTTGACGAAAGAGGGGATTTAAGTGggcatgaaaatcagaaaaagtaaTCAAACGGACAATTTTCTTTTGTAGGCGGTAAATAGGTTCAAGGAAAGTAGTGTAAGTATTTCCCCATATTTCTAAGCAGTAAGTTACGTGTGGTAGAATGAAGGCATTGTAGAGTTGAAGTAGGATAAACTTGGAACGAAATGTCGAAGACGTGAGATAATTCCAACTTTGGGgggttattttatttatcacattCTTAATGTGTGATTTCCAGGAAAGGGAACTGTCAATTCTTACACCAAGATAAGTGATGAAACTTTCTTAATCTGTTGATTTCCATGGTATAAGTTACCGTGTAAAGTAATACGTTTTTGACGTGTTTTAACTACCATGTAATTAGTTTTTTCTGCATTAACAATTAATTTGTTCGCCATGCACCAATCGTTGATTTTATGAAATTCACTATTTATGTGGCTGAGATGTACtgtttgagagtctaaatatttaaaaacattaGTGTCATCAGCAAAAAGTCTGAAATTAAAGTAGCTAGTAGAGTTATGATGTCATTGATATATATCAAAAACAGAGGTGGCCCTAGAGTGGAACCATAATTTGACGTGGTTCTGACGCTTTTCTATCTATTACAACTGAATGCTTGCGATTTTCAAAGTAATTTCGAAACCAAAGTAGTGGGTGACCTCTTATTCCATAAAATTCAAGTTTTTGGAAAAGTATATCATGGTTGATAGTGTCAAATGCTTTTTTAAGATCGACAAATATACCAACAGTTGTGCAACCATTATCCATTTGATCTGTTAATTCTGCAATAATATCTGCCAGGGCAATTTTAGTGCTATATTTCTTTCTAAAGCCATATTGAGTTTGTGAGAGAATGTTATGTTTTTCGAGGAAGGAGATAACTGCTAAATTTGCAGTACGTACATCAATGTGATCTACCCCAGCCAAACTGTAGTTCTCTCTCTTTGTGCCAATTTCTTCAGATTTTTTCGCCATGCTTTGAATTAAACTAAATGCCCTAAAGtgactcgaaatttcagaaaagtcgGTGCTAGTGAGAGTGACATCAAGAGAAGACATTCTGGCAAACTGTATCGTTAGACCCACGGAAGAACCAAAAGTAGTTGCAGGATTTGATCTCCACAATATCCCCAGACCATTTGAATGTTCCGAAAGTTGTACTATCTTACTTTGCAGATATCAGAGACACTTCAAGCATAGACAGCGCCGCCAAACAGGTAGAAGCGCGCCTGGGTGAGAGTGGACTCAACCTGCTGATAAACAACGCGGGAATTCTAACCCTGGAACAGAAGCTCGAGGATGTTACGGCCGAAGGGATGAGAAGGCAGTTCGAGACAAATTGCATTGGCCCAACCATGGTAATCAAGGTACATGAACCTTCCTTTCTCTGCCTTTCAGTAGAACGTTGGGATGGGAGGTATAGGTAGCACAGGCGCCCGTgggttgggtagtctgctagatcAATCAATTTTGTGCTCGATCTGTTGATACCGTGCTCTCTCTGCCCACAACTGTTACCTAAATACTCCCAGTGGCGGACAGACCGAGCACGAGATCGATAtatcgagcagaaaatcgatcgagctagcagactacccaacccAGGGGCGCCTGTGATAGGTAGGTGTGGTACAGTGTAGGGTATGTATGAAGGTCAGTCAGTCTACACCTAGCTACTTACggatatgtatgtatctatgtttgtttgtttgtttgtttgtttgtttgtacgtacgttcgtttgtttgtttgtttgtttgttcaaggCCGATGTTTACTTGCATATATGGATCTGGGTATAACAATCTATTTAAAAAGTCCGTCCTATCACAAGACTTCTTAGTTTTCTGTATTCGTGTTTTCTGTAGGTTCTCACTGTATTGCCAAGAATGTCTGCAGGTATTATGACAAACAGACTGATAGATATACATGCTAGGGCGGGTTTCTAGGTCGCACACGACTGgtagtcagagagagagagagagagagagagagagagagagagagagagagagagagagagagagtgtgtgtgtgtgttggtgtGTGTGACTATGTATTACATCGGGATGCTACAAAACCAGTGTTTCACTCCCCCTACCTGTCATTGCAGAGGTTTGTTCCATTACTGAGAAGAGCAAGCCAATCATTTTCTGATGACAGAATGTCTACATCCAGAGCTGCCATTGTCAATATATCGAGCGGACTTGGGTCTCTGGAAGATAACAGACCTCGAGTAGATCTTGGTTACAGATGCTCCAAGGTAAACTTGTATTTGCTTAAGTAACATCACGATTTTTCCAGTGTAACAGTCGAGTTCACAGAAATCTGAGATCGACAATACTGATAGCTAGCACTTTAAAAGGCACATACGATCGAGATGACCTTTAGCAGACGTTGTATCTGCTGTAAAAATAATTTTCCGCAttaatattcatcaaatttagcTATGCTTGATGTTTGGTGCAGTTGTCGTTCGTTTCATTTTGTAGCCGCCAAGTTCCTCGTCCATTCTTACTACATACTTTAAGGGCGCTGACCCGAGAAAACGACTTTTTCGCCCCTGTACCCTGTAATGCAAGATTCAAAGTCTGCTGTGTTTCCTGATGAAGATGCGTTGTTTTGCGCCCATGGAGTTGCCACTGCAGTGCGAGATGATAATACACACCAGCATATTAAGAATCTGTGTGTCTTTATTTACAAAAAGCGTGGTTGAATGCACTGATCGATTCGGTATTAGCTTGCCTGGGAACTTAACGACACCTTGTCGgaagtaaatttaaaatatcaaccTCGGGCTGTTTACCCGTTTCTCTGTACATATTCGCCCAACGGTCTGTCTGACCGCCTTCCTACCTGATAGTTTGTAGGTCTGTTAGGTATTCAAACATGAAAGCGATCGGCGTGTACGAACAACATTAGGCGTATACAGTGGAGTATTCGTCAAATGTTGCTAATATGAATATCTTCACAATCTTAACCCTCTAAACCCGTCAGTTGTTCCTAAAGGGTCCTAAAAGGGACCTTTTAGTGAACGGTATTTGGCAATCAGTTACTGAAGAGTCGACAGTTATTAGAGCTTGCTGAATGACAGAAATATATGCTTTGCTTTTGCCAGGTCGCTTTGAACATGGTAACCAAGAACATGAGCGTAATGCTGAAAGCAGACCACATCTTATCAGTGGCAATCAACCCGGGATGGGTAAGGACGGACATGGGAGGACCTGGAGCAGACTTGTCGCCGGAAGAAAGCGTTGAAGGCATGATAAATGTCATGGCAACGAGAACCAACGAACACAGTGGATACTGTTACACTCATAAGGGAGACTTAATTCCTCGGTGAGACGGAATCTGTCACGTGACATTACCGATGGTATTAATCCAAGAACAAGCAGGGGAGGAAcgtcaattttaaaatttcgtCACCGCCTTATCACTGAAGGGCAAGTATGTATACTATACGCGATGTCAAGAAACGTTTTACCACTTGTAACCATAACGAGAGGGTTTAAGTGATCGTGTTTCCTCGTTACTACCGTGGATATTACAAATCCGAATCTTCGCCCAATAAACTTTTCCAAAAGCCCATGGCATTTATCTTGgcataaatttaaaaaagtttGTGTTTCTTGTAACTCGGCTACAAGGCATGGGATACGTCCACTTTAAAAATATAGTAATTTCGCTTTTTTGCTAGTTGTGACCGACAGAGAAATAGCCAAAAACTGAAATCACgcgttgattttgaaagtgcgATCCTTCAGACGTTTGGTTAGAAGATTTCAAGGACGCGTGACTGGAAACGGTATCTTTTAGACCATATTACTATATAGGTAACCTGAAATGTTACCTTTTACCTTGCTGGTAATGATTGAGTCTTCCAAGCCATTGGAATCTGTGTTACGGCTTCTCAGTAACACTTTCTTTCATTTCGGTCATTTTTCGTAACATTGTAGatgatacaaaatttgaaatacagAAGTGAAGTGTAAGTCTCTacattgtttttttattctCTTTGGAGATCTCCAAATTTGAAATTCGTTCAtataaagggccattatttgtaacttttgaccattttttacctcggaaaattccatgttggaggctcatatttgttgcaaaatgttgttttacgaagagacaaacatgattagtgatgttatagccacataaatctgctaattttgttcaaacgtgttgcccttccgagctcgtttgttgatgtctggcatgctcagcgtgcttgGGAGAACCACAGAGTAAcatggacagagtggcaacgcttgcatgccttttgttccatggtcgtctcggtagactattggcttttcatattaaaatgagcttcaaaggtgttaaactttttggaggctttgtttgtggttggtAATTacacgagatggcatcgtactgccagtcgcgtagcaaccatagttactttgtgagctctcagaccagaaacactgcttcacgcaaatcaaaacataacacgccagcagtttcataaacatgtcctttcctgacgcacgtgtaaaaagcggtatgactgaccgtaaaccattgagtaaaaccagacagtatcgataaaagactttcaaatttggttcaaacacactcattatatattcataaataatgagaggaatttttaaaacggtaaaacccactttcctgaagctcaaaacactcccattttcgccagcacatcaattccgatcagcaccacacgacaacaacaacacaaactttgtcgaacatactttcgtttaacaattggtgaaaatccgaaaattaccgaagggtgcatggtcggcactcttcggaaaagagagccaagagcttcgtgaggcgaggcaaacatggattgcttacgtaaccgcttcacgccttaaacaatagccgttgccactctgtctatgttactctgtgggaGAACAAAGACAATGTTGACGCGGCGATCACGCgatatgtacaagttcacgtttattgcgggatcaaaacaacattgcgtcgtggattgccagacatctgtgattgtaaaatcacatgttatttagttgaaGGGCATGTAATGTTTCCGAACAATATGCGattctgttatttgacaggctattcaacatgagccagtgatcatttcaatcaaaactaacggaaaaatctccagaagatacagctaatggaactttaatgtGACGTCTCCTTTCCACACCAATATTTTCCGTCTTCAattgtcgcatgtcgcagtaCAGTATATTGTTCCGTAATGCCTGCACAAGCGACTGCCCTCTACGGTCGATCAAACGCTATTGCCATCTGACCGCCTGACATTGAACAGCTCCCCCAGTAGCTGAAACATTCTATTCTGcaaataaaatttgtgaaatcaaGCCATTGTCCACGAAAGTGCTCGATTCAAGTCCTGCAAAGGCTTTCTAGCCCTTTAGCATGGTACTATCACATATTGTACGCCTTCATCTTTTCCACAACTTCTTTGTTTGGCTATTTCATGACTTATTGTCTATTcgaacaggaaaaaaaaatcagatatgAATAAATTACGTACACACTCCATGGTAGTAGAGCCCAAGGTCTTAGATGAGCAATGATGGAAAGCACATAGGTTTGAAAAGTCAACATCGATTTTGTCTGATAGAGAGAGCTATGACGACGGCTTTCCATGGGATTTGAAGGCATACTGAAATGATTTAACATATGTCATGACTTTGGGATCTTACTCGTGACGAAAAAATAAACTATCCTCCAATATAAGAACATTTTGACGTCGACTAACTTAGATCTATACGCTGTATCTAGCAAACAGTGGACCGCTATCTTGTAAGGATGACGCGATATCGATGCCGTAGGTCTCTGGGCCTACCACGTGATAAAGTCGAACAAACAAAATCTTAACAGTCTCCCTCGAAGGATTTTAGACCACGAATCTAAGTGCTACCATATGCTTGGCCTTACCCTTCGGAATCAGGAATATTTACGGACAAAATGTAGTAGTACTCCCCGTATATGGTTGCTTCTTTTTTGTCCTTTAAATTTAAAGTAAATTCTGTCGCCAACAGcatttttctaaaattcttATCTCTTTGCGTTCTGGCTCGTGAGAAACAAGTTTAAAGGCCACCACGAGAACGCGCTGTTGAGGGTCACCAATGGCATACATGCGTGAATGTCTTGCGTTACGCGTTCAGTAACAAACACTAACCGTGTGGGGGTGTTCGCTAAAAATAGGAATTTACCGCGAACATTCACTGCGCATGTCGACCAGACAGCGagtttttgcatttcaacacgtttaatattaccaaattccTGAACGGAGAGTCCTACTTGATTTAGAGTGAGAAACACACCCAGCTACCTAAATTAGAACAACCAAACTTTGATGGCGAAGGTAACTCAGAGCCCTCCCACTGTTTCTATTTCTTTTATTGATTTGAATCTCTTTGCAAAACATCGACACCTTTATCAATTAGTTGATCGATGTACCTTAATCGATTAATGATGTGATTGTAACTTACTAATGCCGTGGTTCACTGACCAAGCCAATGAACCAGCCCCGGTGACCGAGGATACGATTAGAATTTCAGAAACATATTATTGGTTTGTCAGATTACACAAGCTTCAGAACAGTTACATCCACGTCGCAGTGTTTTAACCTCTTCAACATCCGTTTGTGAAGACATCAACCAGACACGCAATAAAAGGGTCACCTGTGCCAGTGTAGTCTTTGACAACAAACATTGCAAGCCTTAGAATTACAGCGTATGAACCAAAAACGCCATTCTGCTATTTCAGACAATTTCAGCCGAAAGTACTGagtatttttattaaattaacCTTAGATACAGTAGTCCGAGCTCGGTAAATATGCGGTCAGTTTTACCTATTTTTCCATTGTTCATATCGCTTTGTCGAGTCTGACAATTTCATTTAGGCCTACTGGTATTTCAGATTCAAAAGTATCATTTTAGTACCTCTATGCAGTTTATTGAGAGTGCAGAGTGCATTTACTCATCACAACCATCGCTATCTGTACAACggtgaatatttttcaattcatttccagAATTGTAAACTATGTGCGATGCTTTTGTTGATTCGGCAATGTCGCATGTTTCGATGGTAACTTTTTTGTTGTATTGCACTCTGCACCATCAACCCATATTGAATCACTCACTCGGCGAATTTCGCAGACAGACGACGAGTACAGAAATCCCCACGAATCATTTAATTGAAGCCGTGAAAGCGAAATAAAAAATTTAGGCTCCAAGAAACCTCTTCTGTCGCTCATCAGATCTTTAAATCGATACATGTGTGGTAGGTATATAGTTTGTTGTGTAACGCACCCACAACCGTCATGTACGATCGGTATGGCGCTGAAATTGTTCAGTCTGCCGATTTTCTATTGAACCTATCATCAAACAGGCTAGAAGTCCATGACATACCCATCACCCACTATCCTTTAGATTAACCGTGAGAAGTAAAGTACCTTGCTCAAGGACTCAACAGTGACAACACCAGGCAAAAGTCTAGAACTCGCCAACCCTTTAATTGTGAGTCATTTCCCTGGCCACTTGGTTCAGACGCCAAAACTTTTCTGCAAGTACTCTGTTTTCTTGACAGAGGGCGACCCCGCCTCAGCTCTTCCCTTCCAAGAAGGAACGGGCTACAACCACCGGGGTGTATTCTCTCCCATCCGAAGGTACATCAGACTCCATACATTGTGAATGTGAGCGTGTAGTGCCGATCAGCTCAAATAGCCATAGGCTGAAATTGTACACCGTTTAGTCAAATAAATAACTCACCACATATTCGATGCTTTGACTATTTTAGTAGTGAAATAATTCATGCTTGGAAACCTTCAAAACCAAAAAGTCAACAATACGTTACATAAACCAGTTCACTTAGGAAAATGTCGACaagtttgaatttttcagtGATTCTGTACAAACTGATGTACTGTCATTATATGTAGTGCGAACTACCGTCCTATCATAAACTCTGAAGCCCAATAATTGTCATTCTACAAAATCCTTGCCCGGAGACGACACCTGTTTCGACCGGAAACTTCGCTGTCTTCATGTACGCATGCGCTAGTCTGAACGCGTCATCTCCAAACATCTCCCGTCCTAAACATTAACTGGGGGCCACCGAAACTTCTTGACCTCGTTCACGGtcagttttcaaataaaaaagatCGCTGTTAGCCGCACTTCAAAATGCTTTTCCTATTTCAGAAACTTTTTTGTGCTATCACGTGCATACAGCTACGTGTGAACGATGTCTTAGCTCATTTCCCGCCATCAATATTTCGTCGAAATGAATGACAATAAATGTCGATTCCTGCAACAAATCCCTGTCAATCGTTAGCAAGGAAACGCATAACAGGCGTTCTCGTGTTTTTGTGCCTGCATGAGAAAACTCTTATTAGTGTATTTCCACCGTAAACGTGGCTGTGTTTTCGTTCAGCTTTTATGTAGTTCAAATTAAACATGTTCAGACATAGCTCGGGGCGCGAAAAAAAACCCACACTCAAGGCATTGCGATTTTTAACCAATAGTCGTCTGCCACGgaagaaagtaaaattttatcAAAGCACTAAAGTATCGGAGATCCGTGGCTAGACGTGAGGGAGACACCCAAGGGCATTTGGTCATTTCTGCTATGCAAATGGAAAGGTACATATGTATTCATCCAGTGAACTTGACAACGAGTCATTGTTGGATACGAAAGCGGCTTGGAAACAGTAGTTACGAGGGATGATGATTCCTACCCTCCCCCTTTCCTCCCAGCCACCCACCCCGTGAACTCTGAAGGGGTCAAGAGTAGAGGTCATGCCCCTGAAGTCTTATAAAGTATAACCTCAAAATATCTAAGATAGTTACCGACACATTATAAATGCTTCAAATTGACATTACGCATCAAATATGTTTGGCATCGCGGTagtgataaaattttgatttaatgGCTCAGAAAATTCAAGTTTTAGGACTATCTCATCTTTCTAAAGTGCGCCTACTTGCAGATCTCAGAAGGTGACAGGGGAGAAACCGTTGGCTGTTATATCTACAGGGCGTACCCCCTACTTGCTGCACATTTGAAAGGCACATTTCTAAAATCACTGAAAGAGTTGACTGAACGGAAATTTTCAAACAGCCAAAGTGTGTTCTTTGGCCGCTAATAGAATGTAGCGACACGACTGCCTTTGTAGAGCACTCTTAAGTCACCAAATTATGCCAACAGTTTTCCCATTGTGGCCGACAGGTCGCCGCAGCAAGCATATTGAATTGATAATTGGAGCCCGACACTGTTAATATTGTGTCTGGTACTTTTACCATATCTCCCCCCGTTAATAACGGTGCCACTGTCCCCAACAGTTCAATCGAGGACAGACTGGGTAAAAGTTGCCAGTAgcgaaaaaaaacacacacaccgCATGCTCATTTGCTCATTACATATCTCGCTAATTTAACAAGATTGACTTGGAAACTTTCCAAAATCGTCTGTGAAAAGTTTGTGGAAAATCTGATGTGTTGCGATAAAAGGGCTCCTAACTGATGGCAGATTCTACCTCGCTGGCTTCCGTACAATGTAACTCCCTGTAGCGACGTTTAGTTGAAAATCTTGTGGTATGTGTCGGAACTTAAGGTCGAGTGGAAAGGTCAGCGCTTTTCACAACGTTCTCTTATTTTCGTCGGCTATCTTACCCGGGTAACGTGGGCGACTTCTTGCCTCCGGTTATTTGCACAGTGAGAAAGTTGGGCATCCACTGTTGGGACCTCTCTCACTGGAACCGTTGCATCTTTTCTTACTATTTGCCGCACTGGGCCCGATCTCGATGAAAAACGGCGTTCACACAAGGCCACGGACTTTTTCCCGATGACTTGAATGCGGAGCCGCACGCAaggtgttaccatggtaaccgaGGGGTCTAGAGCCAGAGTTTTGCTGATTTGGTATTTGGCCATCGCTCTCACCAGCTGTGGAGTCTGTGCAATGCCGCGCACCATAGCCAGACTCACGGAAGCCAAGGTTGAGAAAATAAGAGATGAAGACTGTATACCAGTGGTAGAATCCGGCGAGGTATGCCTAATTTTATTCATTGTATATAGCGTACTTCATCAATGTACTTTGACATATTGTTGCGTTGGTttggttgtttttctttcagtaGCAGTTCAAATCTAAGCAAATTCACAGCGTTTCAAATAGGTGTGTGCAATTAAACGAGAGTCTCTCTCCctgccccccccctctctctctctctctctctctctctctctctctctctctctctctctctctcactcaaaCTCTTAAACTCCCTCTTAAACTTGTCAAGCTTTAATGTAACTACCACGTCGCCCTAAATATCCTCTAAACTAAAGACTTTTACGTTGTGGCCCTTTTCAAATGCGGACTGTTAAGTCTATAATGTTACTGACTCCACATTGAGTCCCCTTCCCGCAGATTCAAAATTGATTCCCGTAGAAATGGACAGAGAGATCCGTGCACCGATAAGTCCTATACTATCCAAATAGCATTACACGAGGGGGTACGGTTACCGATTTCATGCGAGAATTCACCCCATCGCAACAATACAGTCGCAGACGTGTGTGTTGGGTTTGGAAAAAAACGGGAGCGTTTTCTTCTGGAAATTAGGGTTATACCAAATCTACTGAGACGATAGAATTACAGCGCTGCGCGCATTACGGTCTGGCCACAGAGACCCCGGTGCAACGAACGGGGTATGTAGCGTGACCTTGGGTCTAGTTTGAGGGTTAGGCCTGCACACAGCTGCGTTTCGCATTAGCCTGCAAAACTGAAAGCATATGGAAGCACAGATACCTAGAAGACATGGGACACTGTCTGTGAACTTTTTTATGTCTCGTAATACTTTAAAATGAGTAGCAACAAGTGCTTGTTTAAAGTAGCCCAGACTCCTATCGAATTTTAACTTCTGAGGGTGATAACCTTTCCCTATTGGCCAAGCCACTGTATTCAATGTCGACATTTCTTCGCGTCCTTTATGGCAACCAAACGTTTTACCAATATTCCCAGACTTTCCCAAATGTAAATCAAAGAGGCCAGTTCAAACAAACATCAGTGTCGTCGTTTGTCAGAggttcaaaattacaaaaacacacAACTGCTGACATTTTCATTCTGTTGAAATGTGGCGGGGAAATGAGAAGGGAGGGGGGCTATGTAAGATGAAAACACGCTCCAGGCAATACTGTTTTAAATACACCATGCGCAGTGTCACAGCAAAATTTATTGGTGTTTTCAACCTGCGTTCGGATATCAGTGTGATCAAATCAAATCACACTTTACACGTCATGTGAATCACGCTCCATGACTTCATACTACACCAAATTTCCagcacatcacatcacatcacgtcACATCACATCGATTCACTACCATTTCCCGTCACCTTTATATCTCACCTTACGTTGTCTGACATCCAACCCCATCACATCACATGACGTTACGTCACATCACATCATCACGTCACATCACACCAAATCCCATTCCATCCCATATCGTGTCATGTCACTTCACCTTCACCCAACCTCACCTTACAGTATCACTCCTCGCCAACACAAAACGGCATCTAACATTACATCACCCAcggtcctttgtggagggaccgtgaaacCCCCATCACCACATGACATAAACTtacctgtatgtatgtgtatgtgtatgtatgtatgtatgtatgtatgttttaagACATTTGAAGGAATTCGAACCCAAGTATGAGTCACCTGCCGCTTCACACTACAGTATGCGCAGTGGACCTAATTCATCATGAATAGTTCAGTCTCCCGCAATAGTTTTCGGAAGTTCGtggtttgccagaaatagacaACATTCCGTTAAATTAGAGTTGATCATGACGTCATAGCGAATGAAGTCTTTGATTGGGCGACGAAGAGACTCAAATTGCGCGCCAGACTGGTGCCCTTGGAAAAAATTCGCCGCAGCGTGATCGGAAATGGCCAGGAAAGGTGTGTTAAGGACAAACGTTAGAAAGAGACCGTTCTCACATAGCTCAAGAATTTAGACAAATATGTGCTCCCCTCTCACTCAGCGGGGTTGAATATTATCCATTAGACAGTAACCATTCATTGACTATTTCATCTACAGAAGCCTATAAATAGACTATTAATAGCCTATACGGGTCCTATGGGCTAAACACACCGGGGTGACTCTTAGCTGTATTAAATGTTATGGGTTATTTCACCGCCTGAAACAAGGCAGACAACTTATGCGGGTTTTCACGTCACAGGTCACATGATACACAGCGCGAGCGTTGTCTGCCAACGTTGGTCTATTTTCCCCACACTAGTTGAGTTATCGCACAAAGTTTGTCAGTTGCTCATGCGGTATTAGTTATGACCAACTTCGATTGTAGGCGGTGCTTACTTCCGAATACATCATACAGTGCGCTCACAACGCCGTGCAATAAGAAGGTTTACCGTTCAGAAGTTGCCCTCAGTCCAATCATAGTAATATTTCACAC
Above is a window of Ptychodera flava strain L36383 chromosome 19, AS_Pfla_20210202, whole genome shotgun sequence DNA encoding:
- the LOC139118233 gene encoding C-signal-like — translated: MDIRDTSSIDSAAKQVEARLGESGLNLLINNAGILTLEQKLEDVTAEGMRRQFETNCIGPTMVIKRFVPLLRRASQSFSDDRMSTSRAAIVNISSGLGSLEDNRPRVDLGYRCSKVALNMVTKNMSVMLKADHILSVAINPGWVRTDMGGPGADLSPEESVEGMINVMATRTNEHSGYCYTHKGDLIPR